Genomic window (Candidatus Hydrogenedentota bacterium):
GGTCATCCGCAAGCGCTTTTCGTTCGAGGGCGCGAAACATTTGCTGCGCGCGCAGATCGAGTATCAAAACCTCGAACCGGCTCCACAGGTAATCGGCATGGACCAGACGCCCGCCTATTTCCTGAATTGGGGCCCCAACGTCAGTTCCGGCGACGAGGAAATGGGGGTGAAACAGGCGTTTGTATGGCGGCTGGACGGACGCGTGTCGGAACTTCCCACGGCAAACATGACGCCGGACGGTTCGGGCCCCTTCCGTAAAGTGGTGCATGATTCCGAATGGATTGCCATTAAAAGCGCCTATTTCATCGTGGCGTTCAAGCCGGAATTCGAGGGGGCAATCGCTGAGGCGACCGGCGACCCGAAACGATTCCGCGTTGGCTACTCCGTTCCGCGTTTCGAAACCCCGCCGAACGGCGTCCAATCCCATGCCGTGCTTGCGTACCTTGGACCGAGCGAACAGCGGATGTTGGCGCAGGGCTGGGACACGCTTCCCGGCGTGTTGCGGTTCTTCAGTCCGACTTGGGATTTCATGGACAAGTTCGCCAAACTGCTCCTGAAAATCATGAACTGGTCCTATGCGGTCATTCCCAATTACGGGGTGGCGATTATCGTGCTGACCATTCTCGTCCGCTTGGCCATGTACCCCCTGACGCTCAAGAGCATGAAAAGCATGAAAAAGATGCAGATGCTCGGTCCGGAAATGGAGGAACTCAAGTCGAAATACGGCGACGATCCGCAGGAACTCAACAAAAAGATGATGGAACTCTACCGGGAGCGCGGCGTGAATCCGGTGGGGGGCTGCCTGCCGATGTTCCTGCAGATGCCGGTGTTCATCGCGCTGTACCGGATGCTGTGGTGCGCCTATGAACTGCGGGGGGCGCCTTTTTTTGGATGGATTACGGATCTCTCGCAGCCGGATCGCATGTTCCATATCGCGGCGCTGCACAATGTGCCGCTGATAGGCATCTTCGAGCATTTCAACCTGCTGCCGTTCCTGATGGGCGCCTCGATGCTGCTCAACCAGAAAATGATGCCGGTCGGCGGCGCAATGCAGAATCCGCAGCAGAAGATCATCATGAACATCATGCCGGTGTTCTTCACGTTCATCTGTTACAACATGGCCTCCGGGCTGAATTTGTACATTTTCACCAGCACCGTGCTGGGCATGGTCCAGCAGAAATTTACCCATGTGGGCGAAGTCGAATTGAAAACCAGGAAGGCCGCGCCGAAGAAACAGCATTTCTATACCGCCGCCCAAGCGAAGAAGCGCCAATTGGCGAAGGAAATGAAGCAGGAGAAAAAGCGCAAACCGGCGAGGGGCGAAAACGCCGACGGCAAAAATCGCTGACAATCGAATGTGCGCGGCCGCAACACCGGGCCGGCCCGTGATGCCGAAAGCCCGGATCGGAAGAAAGGAACAGAATGAGATCCGTCGAATCTAGCGCCAAAACAAGGCAGGAAGCCATCAAGAAAGCGCTCGATGCGCTCGGGGTGGAACTTCATGAAGTCGAGATTGAGATTCTTGACGAAGGCAGCAAGGGGATTTTCGGCTTCGGCGCGCGCGAGGTCCGCGTGCGCCTGACTACGGAAGTGCCGGGACCGGAACCGCGCCGACCTGAACGACGCGAACACCGTGACGAGCGCAAATCCCACGAGGATCGTCCCGTACGCGACGAAAAACCGGCCGCGCAGGAAGGGCCTCGCGCTCCACGTTCCGGACGGGATATGCATCCGCGTTCGGGAAAAGACAAAAAAGATGACGATCGCGGCAAAAAAACGCAGCCCTCAGCCGGCAAGCCGCCGCGTTCCACCCGGCAGCAACCCCCGCAACGTCGCGAAAAAGCGCCGCGTAAACCGCCGCGCCCGAATCCCGACACCACCCCCGACAAGGCGCCCGAGGAATCCCTTCCCGCACGCGAGCCGTTGCCGCCGATTTCGGACGAGCGCCGCGAGGAAATCGCGGGGTTGTTGCGCGATATTCTCGCCAAGATGGGATTTCCGGCCACCGTTGCCGGCACGGCCACCGAAGACGGCGGCGCGCGCCTTAACATCCAGTCGGAAGACTCCGCCCTCCTGATTGGCCGCCGGGGCAACAATCTCGAGGCGCTTCAATATCTAATCAATCGAATGATCGCCTCGAGCGAAGCGGATCAATCCGAACGCATCGTCGTGGATATTGAAGATTACCTCGAACGCCGAAAACAGAACCTTGCCGACATGGCGCGCCAATTGGCCGCCAAGGCGAAAGAGACTTCCCGCGAAGTCCGCATGAAGCCCATGAGCGCGCAGGATCGCCGTATCGTGCACATGGCCTTGCAGGATGATCCTAACGTCCGCACCTTCAGCGTGGGCGCCTCGGATGCGCGCGGCGTCGTCATTCAACCCAAAAACCAGTCCCGCGACGAAAACCGATCGCGGCGGCCGCGTGGCGGCGGCGGGCGGCGCGGCGGTTCACGGCGACCACGCCGGGGACCGCGTCCCGAAGGCCAGGCCCCGATCGCCGAGGCCGCACCGCCGGATTCCAATCAATAGACCGTTCCCTTGCTGTCAAAAATAAGACTGATCGGGGAAACTTCTTTTCACGAAAAAGAAGTTTCCCCGCCCTAATTCAAAGAAAAGCGGTTTTTTCATACCCTCGCCATCGTAATCGCACCCACCCCCACCCGCGCGATTTCCGCATTCGCTAAATCATGGAACTTCAATTGGTTGCACAAATTGCCCCTGATTTTTTCATTGTATTTTACAGAAGTCAAATCTAAAGGAACTGATTCCCAAAGAAACCAGCGGTTATTGTAGCGTTCCCAAGGCAACACGGGCATCACTGACTCCCAGGGACCATGCTTAGTACATTCACGGTTTTTTCGGCGCGCGCGGCGTTTCCTTGGCGATCCCACACAACAACGGCCATCACGTGTTTGCCCGGCACGGTAAAGGCATGGCTGGGCGCGCGGTCGGCAACGGGGACACCCTCGTCAAAATCCCAAAGAATGTGCGTGATTTCCATCCGGGTTCGCACCCCAAACAACACGGTTTCCCCAAGCCGAACCCTGGAGGGACCGCGGATGGAAACCCTGTAAGATTCCCGCGGAATGGATACGCCGGACGGCAAGCCATTGTCCGCGTTGCCGCGCACGGCGCAATTCCTCCACCCGATGGTTGCATGGGGATTCGCGGGAAGGACGGCCGGACCGCGATTGTCAAGAATGGAGCATTTTCTGAATAAAAGCGCGTCCATGTTCCCGCCCACGAATTGAATGCCGCATCGCCCATTGTCGCGGAAAACACACCGGTCGAACATCACATGGCGTGTGTGACCGTTGACGCGAAAACCGTGTCCCTCATCGCC
Coding sequences:
- the yidC gene encoding membrane protein insertase YidC — translated: MDENRDKEMMRNQLIAVVLMTLLFVAWFKWFVPPPQERKPTATPQSAQTQRQEPAESPAKEKKTAEPAKDLWPGLPEIPEIADPAAEEIHLADEYLELTFTRIGARLKKAKIILGKGGRDSVQLVPEDPDTPDTEAVYPFGLRFSDPGLGEELDRRRFEAEPDPSGKAVAFILTIPGKAVIRKRFSFEGAKHLLRAQIEYQNLEPAPQVIGMDQTPAYFLNWGPNVSSGDEEMGVKQAFVWRLDGRVSELPTANMTPDGSGPFRKVVHDSEWIAIKSAYFIVAFKPEFEGAIAEATGDPKRFRVGYSVPRFETPPNGVQSHAVLAYLGPSEQRMLAQGWDTLPGVLRFFSPTWDFMDKFAKLLLKIMNWSYAVIPNYGVAIIVLTILVRLAMYPLTLKSMKSMKKMQMLGPEMEELKSKYGDDPQELNKKMMELYRERGVNPVGGCLPMFLQMPVFIALYRMLWCAYELRGAPFFGWITDLSQPDRMFHIAALHNVPLIGIFEHFNLLPFLMGASMLLNQKMMPVGGAMQNPQQKIIMNIMPVFFTFICYNMASGLNLYIFTSTVLGMVQQKFTHVGEVELKTRKAAPKKQHFYTAAQAKKRQLAKEMKQEKKRKPARGENADGKNR
- the jag gene encoding RNA-binding cell elongation regulator Jag/EloR gives rise to the protein MRSVESSAKTRQEAIKKALDALGVELHEVEIEILDEGSKGIFGFGAREVRVRLTTEVPGPEPRRPERREHRDERKSHEDRPVRDEKPAAQEGPRAPRSGRDMHPRSGKDKKDDDRGKKTQPSAGKPPRSTRQQPPQRREKAPRKPPRPNPDTTPDKAPEESLPAREPLPPISDERREEIAGLLRDILAKMGFPATVAGTATEDGGARLNIQSEDSALLIGRRGNNLEALQYLINRMIASSEADQSERIVVDIEDYLERRKQNLADMARQLAAKAKETSREVRMKPMSAQDRRIVHMALQDDPNVRTFSVGASDARGVVIQPKNQSRDENRSRRPRGGGGRRGGSRRPRRGPRPEGQAPIAEAAPPDSNQ